From Lasioglossum baleicum chromosome 2, iyLasBale1, whole genome shotgun sequence, a single genomic window includes:
- the LOC143217686 gene encoding trypsin-7-like — MYDDDSYEYDVALIKLPTPIKMDAKAKPIKLASSNSAVQPGSAAVVTGWGFTSVSGSISSNLQTLTAPVVDQNTCRKIFAAQHKDVTQAMLCAGSLQGSQGSCQGDSGGPLVLNGVQIGIVSWGANECARQGYPGVYTRVSEVRSWIDAKQKEKCISSCAYLGRRLIFPRWL; from the exons CTACCGACGCCGATAAAGATGGATGCTAAAGCAAAACCGATCAAGTTGGCGTCTTCGAACAGCGCTGTGCAGCCCGGAAGTGCCGCTGTGGTAACAGGATGGGGCTTCACGTCG GTTAGCGGCTCGATCTCGAGTAACTTGCAAACCCTGACGGCTCCCGTCGTTGATCAAAACACTTGCAGGAAGATCTTCGCCGCCCAGCACAAGGATGTGACCCAAGCGATGCTGTGCGCTGGCAGTCTACAAGGTAGCCAGGGCAGTTGCCAG GGCGACTCAGGAGGACCTTTAGTACTTAATGGCGTTCAAATTGGTATCGTATCCTGGGGTGCTAACGAATGCGCCAGACAAGGATATCCTGGAGTATACACGCGAGTGTCCGAGGTACGATCTTGGATAGACGCGAagcaaaaagaaaaatgtatatCTTCCTGCGCATACCTCGGGCGGAGATTAATTTTTCCTCGTTGGTTGTAA